Proteins encoded by one window of Serratia nevei:
- a CDS encoding LysR family transcriptional regulator, giving the protein MKLHQLSLFCAIVENGTIAAAAKKLNCVPSNITIRLKQLEEQLGAKLFNREKNRLLITPQGRILYRSAKDLLLRAVNIEHLFNRNTAANGVFLVGALEGVLSSHMPSYIVNHRMKYPNIELHIRSDNSLNLERELLEGALDLIITDGPIEHPLLSSTLAFRERLMLIVPPSLPATIDLGFLETLDLYTFRKSCSYRHLIEYLLSSKKIKPNMILEMESYDVITACVSAGLGFSLVPESILEKCFPTQSKIQAMEIPELERNDLFFVWRKSDDASILVSDFVSGAFC; this is encoded by the coding sequence ATGAAGTTACATCAATTAAGCTTATTCTGTGCAATTGTCGAAAATGGAACCATTGCCGCTGCGGCCAAGAAGCTGAATTGTGTTCCGTCCAATATCACTATTCGGTTGAAACAACTTGAAGAGCAGTTGGGGGCGAAGCTATTCAATCGAGAAAAGAACCGATTATTGATAACGCCACAGGGGCGCATACTTTACCGCAGTGCTAAAGACTTATTGTTGCGTGCTGTCAATATTGAACATTTATTCAATAGAAATACTGCAGCGAACGGTGTTTTTCTTGTCGGCGCTCTGGAGGGGGTGCTGTCCTCTCACATGCCTTCATACATCGTCAATCATCGAATGAAATACCCCAATATAGAATTGCATATCAGGTCTGATAACTCTCTTAATCTGGAGCGAGAGTTACTCGAAGGGGCACTCGATCTCATCATTACCGATGGTCCCATAGAGCATCCGTTGCTTTCCAGCACGTTGGCGTTTAGGGAGCGATTAATGTTGATTGTGCCCCCGTCCTTGCCGGCAACCATCGATCTTGGCTTTCTGGAAACACTGGATCTTTATACATTTAGAAAAAGCTGTAGCTATCGACACCTGATTGAATACCTACTTTCGAGTAAAAAAATCAAACCTAATATGATATTGGAGATGGAGTCGTATGATGTTATCACCGCCTGCGTAAGTGCCGGTTTGGGGTTCTCCTTGGTACCGGAAAGTATTTTAGAAAAGTGCTTTCCAACTCAGAGTAAAATACAGGCCATGGAGATTCCTGAGCTTGAAAGGAATGATTTATTTTTTGTATGGAGAAAGAGTGATGACGCATCAATACTGGTCTCTGACTTTGTATCAGGTGCGTTCTGCTAG
- a CDS encoding LysR family transcriptional regulator gives MDRLDELAIFVAVVQQGSLAAAGRKLRRSAPAITRAIAALEQRFGTRLVERTTRRLAPTEAGVRLLERAQQLLQDYQAVVQDTAEAQLSGLLRVTSPVQFGRRYVAPVVMAFLDDYPQMQIEMVLNDRNLDLIDEGLDIAVRIGHLQDSSRVARRLGQVSRVTVASPAYLARCGEPRSPAQLAEHATIVGTQRPSLREWRFGPQENGERVRLAPRLLLNDVEAQLLAVRAGKGIARLLSYQVADDVAAGTLVRLLADHEPLPMPVQLVAQQAQRMPLKVRAFWDYAFERLSALPQIQPDGRGK, from the coding sequence ATGGATCGGTTAGACGAGTTGGCCATCTTCGTGGCGGTGGTGCAGCAGGGCAGCCTGGCGGCCGCCGGGCGCAAACTGCGGCGCTCGGCGCCGGCGATCACCCGGGCGATCGCCGCGCTGGAACAGCGGTTCGGCACCCGGCTGGTGGAGCGCACCACCCGGCGGCTGGCGCCCACCGAGGCGGGCGTGCGGTTGCTGGAGCGCGCGCAACAGCTGCTGCAGGATTATCAGGCGGTGGTGCAGGATACCGCCGAAGCGCAGCTGAGCGGCTTGCTGCGCGTCACTTCGCCGGTGCAGTTCGGCCGCCGCTACGTGGCGCCGGTGGTGATGGCGTTTCTCGATGACTACCCGCAGATGCAGATCGAAATGGTGTTGAACGATCGCAATCTCGATCTGATTGACGAAGGGCTGGATATCGCGGTGCGCATCGGCCATCTGCAGGACTCTTCGCGCGTGGCACGGCGGCTGGGGCAGGTCAGCCGGGTGACGGTCGCCAGCCCGGCTTACCTGGCGCGCTGCGGCGAGCCGCGCTCACCGGCGCAGCTGGCGGAGCATGCCACCATCGTCGGCACTCAGCGGCCGTCGCTGCGTGAATGGCGCTTCGGCCCGCAGGAAAACGGCGAGCGGGTGCGCTTGGCCCCCCGACTGTTGCTCAACGATGTGGAAGCGCAGCTGCTGGCGGTGCGCGCCGGCAAGGGCATCGCCCGGCTGCTCTCGTATCAGGTAGCGGACGATGTGGCCGCCGGTACGCTGGTGCGGCTGCTGGCGGACCATGAACCGTTGCCGATGCCGGTGCAGCTGGTGGCGCAGCAGGCGCAGCGCATGCCGCTGAAGGTGCGTGCCTTTTGGGATTATGCGTTTGAGCGGCTAAGCGCATTGCCGCAAATTCAGCCGGACGGGCGGGGAAAATAA
- a CDS encoding alpha/beta hydrolase: MKLLAGSYDNGAAVDNEDAILASFQTRSAAIYHQTKHEKNIAYGESERETMDWLYSAKQHQGTLIFIHGGYWQFCDKADFAFIAAGPLALGFDVVLVEYALAPAVNLDAICRQVGAALDAIQRRLPPHYAHPVHLCGHSAGGHLAAFWQQHALVEAVFPISGLFELAPLQESYVNRALQLTERQIETLSPARHPPARSKPLTLYYGAAELPELIGQSQHYHAALRQRGLPAELVAVPGANHFTILDALFAADGALLRQLDHHGNH, translated from the coding sequence ATGAAACTACTTGCGGGGAGCTATGACAACGGCGCTGCGGTGGATAATGAAGACGCTATTTTGGCTTCATTTCAGACCCGCAGCGCGGCTATTTATCATCAGACAAAACATGAAAAGAATATTGCGTATGGCGAAAGCGAACGCGAGACGATGGATTGGCTCTATTCTGCAAAGCAGCACCAGGGGACGTTAATTTTTATTCACGGCGGCTATTGGCAATTCTGCGATAAGGCGGATTTCGCCTTTATCGCCGCCGGGCCGTTGGCGTTGGGTTTTGACGTGGTGCTGGTGGAATATGCGCTGGCGCCGGCGGTTAATCTTGACGCTATTTGTCGCCAGGTGGGGGCGGCGCTTGATGCTATTCAGCGCCGTCTGCCGCCGCACTATGCCCATCCGGTGCATCTGTGCGGCCATTCCGCCGGCGGGCATCTGGCGGCGTTTTGGCAGCAGCATGCGTTGGTGGAGGCGGTCTTTCCCATCAGCGGCCTGTTCGAACTGGCGCCGCTGCAAGAGAGCTATGTCAATCGGGCGCTGCAGCTGACCGAGCGGCAGATTGAAACGCTAAGCCCGGCGCGCCACCCGCCGGCGCGCAGTAAGCCGCTCACGCTGTATTACGGCGCAGCTGAGCTGCCGGAGTTGATCGGTCAGTCGCAACACTATCACGCGGCGCTGCGCCAACGCGGGTTGCCGGCCGAACTGGTCGCGGTGCCCGGCGCCAATCATTTCACCATTCTGGATGCGTTGTTCGCCGCCGACGGCGCGCTGCTTCGCCAACTTGACCACCACGGGAACCACTGA
- a CDS encoding RidA family protein gives MREIVETGLPDIGQPFSWATRGGGMLFTAHGPVRADGSIETGAPEQQIALTFDNLAQTLKAAGSHSDKVLQVIVYLTDVNDVKLLDDIYRKYFNYPYPNRSTVIVEKLVVPGMKIEITVSAIA, from the coding sequence ATGCGCGAGATCGTAGAGACCGGGCTGCCGGACATCGGCCAGCCTTTTTCCTGGGCCACCCGGGGCGGCGGCATGCTGTTTACCGCCCACGGCCCGGTGCGGGCGGACGGCAGCATCGAGACCGGCGCGCCGGAGCAACAGATTGCGTTAACCTTCGATAACCTGGCGCAGACGTTGAAGGCGGCGGGCAGCCACAGCGATAAGGTACTGCAGGTGATCGTTTATCTTACCGACGTCAACGACGTTAAATTGCTCGATGATATTTACCGGAAATACTTTAATTATCCTTATCCCAATCGTTCCACGGTTATTGTCGAAAAACTGGTGGTGCCGGGAATGAAAATAGAAATCACCGTCAGCGCCATCGCCTGA
- a CDS encoding helix-turn-helix domain-containing protein → MNMLIEQIRSFFYSRRCRLKPTDFGILDDGKNRRVKGLRREELAEQAGLSVEYYTKLEQGRVSNPSLQTLSVLADVLRLDASERQYLYLLFNRERPLSSAEIYSDAATLQFYIESFVLTPAYFLDVRLDIISPNFLARKLITGTDESVHELNLARVVFLDDEAKNRYATWREKAEDTAAMLRFAIALFPQDTYLFELHAELYERSDLFRLLWNQHRVLEKTNGYRPLFYPDGTRLETSYETFTLNQNPLLRLVVYFPNDMATRERLAALQQ, encoded by the coding sequence ATGAATATGTTGATCGAGCAGATTCGCAGTTTTTTTTACAGCCGAAGATGTCGCTTGAAACCCACTGATTTTGGTATTTTGGATGATGGAAAGAATAGACGAGTCAAAGGATTACGCAGAGAGGAGTTGGCCGAGCAGGCGGGGTTGAGCGTAGAATATTATACCAAGTTGGAGCAGGGGCGAGTGAGCAACCCTTCGTTGCAGACGCTGTCCGTTCTGGCGGATGTACTCAGGTTAGACGCGTCGGAACGGCAATATTTGTACTTGTTGTTTAACCGAGAGCGGCCTCTTTCCTCTGCGGAAATATATTCTGACGCAGCAACGCTGCAGTTTTATATTGAGTCCTTTGTGTTGACGCCTGCCTATTTTCTGGATGTACGGCTTGACATCATAAGTCCGAATTTTTTGGCCAGAAAGCTGATTACCGGCACAGATGAAAGTGTACATGAATTGAATCTGGCGCGAGTGGTTTTTCTGGATGATGAGGCAAAGAACCGCTACGCCACCTGGCGTGAGAAGGCTGAAGATACGGCGGCTATGTTGCGTTTTGCGATAGCTCTTTTCCCGCAGGACACGTATCTTTTTGAACTGCATGCGGAGCTTTATGAACGAAGCGATCTGTTTCGCCTGCTCTGGAATCAGCATCGCGTCCTGGAAAAAACCAACGGGTATCGGCCGTTGTTTTATCCGGATGGCACACGGCTTGAAACTTCGTACGAGACTTTTACGCTTAACCAAAATCCTTTATTGCGCCTGGTCGTCTATTTTCCTAATGATATGGCGACTCGCGAACGCCTTGCTGCCTTGCAACAATAG
- a CDS encoding glutathione S-transferase family protein — protein MSTITLYGTPLSGHVHRVALLLRMLALPYEWVEASADVRQSAAFRRLNPFGQIPVLQDGDLTLADSNAILVYLAKRYAPDSHWLPEQPAAAARVQAWLSKAAGEVRYGPASCRLIAQFAVPEDYQAARAISDRFLPQMEQHLSERGYLASEQATIADLACYSYVAVAAEGGISLAPYPAIRRWVASIAALPGFFAMPALPAPAAS, from the coding sequence ATGTCCACCATCACCCTCTACGGCACCCCGCTTTCCGGCCACGTTCACCGCGTGGCGTTGCTGCTGCGCATGCTGGCGCTGCCCTATGAATGGGTAGAGGCCTCGGCGGACGTGCGGCAGAGCGCGGCCTTTCGCCGGCTCAACCCGTTTGGCCAGATCCCGGTCTTGCAGGACGGCGATCTGACGCTGGCCGACAGCAACGCCATTCTGGTTTATCTGGCGAAACGCTATGCGCCGGACAGCCACTGGCTGCCTGAACAGCCGGCGGCGGCGGCGCGGGTGCAGGCCTGGCTTTCCAAAGCCGCCGGCGAAGTCCGCTACGGCCCGGCCTCCTGCCGATTGATCGCCCAGTTCGCGGTGCCGGAGGATTATCAGGCGGCGCGGGCAATCAGCGATCGTTTTCTGCCGCAGATGGAACAGCACCTGAGCGAGCGCGGCTATCTGGCCAGTGAACAGGCGACCATCGCCGATTTGGCCTGCTACAGCTATGTGGCGGTCGCGGCCGAAGGCGGCATTTCGCTGGCGCCTTACCCCGCCATACGGCGTTGGGTGGCGAGCATCGCGGCGCTTCCTGGCTTCTTCGCCATGCCGGCCCTGCCGGCACCGGCGGCGAGCTGA
- a CDS encoding glycogen synthesis protein → MMKSVDRHLAAYGSEMDFLASSIALMEWQGRQIDAGQVAGNMSEQQSRLFFARLSYFRQLYQAAAAAEHSL, encoded by the coding sequence ATGATGAAATCAGTGGACAGACATCTCGCGGCCTACGGCAGCGAAATGGATTTTTTGGCGTCGAGTATCGCCCTGATGGAATGGCAAGGGCGGCAGATTGACGCCGGGCAGGTGGCCGGCAATATGTCGGAACAGCAAAGCCGCCTGTTCTTTGCGCGGTTGAGTTATTTTCGTCAGCTTTATCAGGCCGCAGCGGCGGCCGAACACAGCCTGTAA
- a CDS encoding GyrI-like domain-containing protein, whose amino-acid sequence MQPLVIQLPGFYVAGQTVRTTNQDETRPETAKIPALWSDFFATSPATPVYGVYSNYASDAGGPFDVTAGSAAESGLHIQPGRYLVFQARGAMPAAVIAGWQAIWAYFEQHPEIERRFLTDFEAYTGPEAVDIHIGCR is encoded by the coding sequence ATGCAACCTCTCGTGATACAGCTGCCCGGCTTTTACGTCGCCGGCCAAACGGTCAGAACCACCAATCAGGACGAAACCCGGCCCGAGACGGCAAAAATCCCGGCGCTGTGGTCAGACTTTTTCGCCACCTCGCCCGCCACGCCGGTCTATGGGGTCTACTCCAACTACGCCTCCGACGCCGGCGGGCCGTTTGACGTCACCGCCGGCAGCGCGGCAGAGAGCGGTTTGCACATCCAACCCGGCCGCTATCTGGTGTTCCAGGCCCGTGGCGCCATGCCGGCGGCGGTTATCGCAGGCTGGCAAGCCATCTGGGCCTACTTCGAGCAACACCCGGAAATCGAACGCCGCTTCCTGACCGACTTCGAAGCCTATACCGGCCCCGAGGCGGTCGATATCCATATCGGCTGCCGCTAA
- the gabD gene encoding NADP-dependent succinate-semialdehyde dehydrogenase translates to MSTSISATLKDPTLFREANYIDGQWLPAKAGHAIAIHNPANGELVGHVPAFGAEETTRAIAAAKKALPAWRALTAKERAGKLRRLFKLMMENQEDLARIMTAEQGKPLAESRGEIAYAASFIEWFAEEGKRVYGDTIPQPQAGRRIIVQKEPIGVFAAITPWNFPAAMITRKAGPGWAAGCTGVIRPASQTPFSALAIAVLAERAGLPAGVCNVITGPSKGIGGELTANPDVRKLSFTGSTEVGAQLLAQCAPTIKKTSMELGGNAPFIVFDDADLDAAVAGAVASKYRNAGQTCVCTNRFLVQDGVYDAFAAILKAAVAKLKVGNGLDDGVTIGPLINPDAVEKVREHIADAVEHGASVLLGGKPDALGGNFFTPTILTDVPRTAKIFREETFGPVAPLIRFNQEAEAIELANDTPFGLAAYFYSRDIGRVMRVAEALEYGIVGINEGLISTEVAPFGGMKYSGLGREGSKYGIEDYLEIKYLCLGGLGA, encoded by the coding sequence ATGAGCACCAGCATCAGCGCTACCCTCAAGGACCCCACGCTGTTCCGCGAGGCCAATTACATCGACGGGCAATGGTTGCCGGCCAAAGCAGGCCACGCGATCGCCATCCATAACCCCGCCAACGGCGAGCTGGTTGGCCATGTGCCGGCCTTCGGTGCCGAAGAAACCACGCGCGCCATCGCCGCCGCCAAGAAGGCGCTGCCCGCCTGGCGTGCGCTGACCGCCAAAGAACGCGCCGGCAAACTGCGGCGGCTGTTTAAGCTGATGATGGAAAATCAGGAGGATCTGGCGCGCATCATGACGGCGGAACAGGGCAAACCGCTGGCCGAAAGCCGCGGTGAGATCGCCTATGCCGCCTCCTTTATCGAATGGTTCGCCGAGGAAGGCAAGCGGGTCTACGGCGACACCATTCCGCAGCCTCAGGCGGGCCGCCGCATCATCGTGCAGAAAGAGCCGATAGGCGTGTTCGCCGCCATCACTCCGTGGAACTTCCCGGCGGCGATGATCACCCGCAAAGCCGGCCCCGGCTGGGCGGCGGGCTGTACCGGGGTGATCCGTCCCGCCAGCCAGACCCCGTTCTCGGCGCTGGCGATCGCCGTGCTGGCGGAGCGCGCCGGGCTGCCCGCCGGGGTGTGCAACGTGATCACCGGCCCCAGTAAAGGCATCGGCGGCGAGCTCACCGCCAACCCGGACGTGCGTAAACTCTCCTTCACCGGCAGCACCGAAGTCGGCGCGCAGCTACTGGCCCAGTGTGCGCCCACCATCAAGAAAACCAGTATGGAGCTGGGCGGCAACGCGCCGTTTATCGTGTTCGACGACGCCGATCTGGACGCCGCCGTGGCCGGCGCGGTCGCCTCGAAATACCGCAACGCCGGCCAGACCTGCGTCTGCACCAACCGTTTTCTGGTGCAGGACGGCGTGTACGACGCCTTCGCCGCCATACTGAAAGCCGCCGTCGCCAAGCTGAAAGTTGGCAACGGCCTGGATGACGGCGTCACCATCGGCCCCTTGATTAACCCGGACGCGGTGGAGAAAGTGCGCGAGCATATCGCCGACGCCGTCGAGCACGGTGCCTCGGTGCTGCTGGGCGGCAAGCCTGACGCGCTGGGCGGCAATTTCTTCACCCCGACCATCCTGACCGACGTACCGCGCACGGCGAAAATCTTCCGCGAGGAGACGTTCGGCCCGGTGGCGCCCCTGATCCGCTTCAACCAGGAAGCGGAAGCCATCGAACTGGCCAACGACACGCCGTTCGGCCTGGCCGCTTACTTCTACAGCCGCGACATCGGCCGGGTGATGCGCGTGGCCGAAGCGCTGGAGTACGGCATCGTCGGCATCAACGAAGGGCTGATTTCCACCGAGGTGGCGCCGTTCGGCGGCATGAAGTACTCCGGTTTGGGCCGCGAAGGCTCAAAATACGGCATCGAGGACTATCTCGAGATCAAATACCTGTGCCTTGGCGGTTTGGGCGCTTGA
- a CDS encoding cupin domain-containing protein, with protein sequence MKSHILISTIVLLTSVSAFSKDQKTASAKVEQLVESTSAWDGTPYKSYPSGQPDLRVIRMTIPANTALPWHTHPYPNAGYVLKGQLTIEDRDSGKKQTFKTGEAFPETVGGVHRGISGNTETVLILTYSAVKGVPTFTSEPGEVDEY encoded by the coding sequence ATGAAAAGTCACATTTTAATATCCACAATAGTCCTTCTAACGTCCGTTTCCGCATTTTCCAAAGATCAAAAGACGGCTTCTGCTAAAGTAGAGCAGCTGGTGGAAAGTACGTCAGCCTGGGATGGCACACCCTACAAAAGTTACCCATCCGGCCAACCTGATCTAAGAGTCATCAGAATGACGATTCCTGCCAACACGGCGCTTCCCTGGCATACACACCCCTATCCAAACGCAGGTTATGTTTTAAAAGGTCAGCTTACTATCGAAGACAGAGACTCTGGTAAAAAACAAACGTTTAAAACCGGTGAGGCCTTTCCTGAAACGGTCGGAGGCGTACATCGTGGTATCAGTGGGAATACCGAGACAGTGCTGATATTGACTTATTCTGCAGTTAAGGGTGTTCCGACATTTACATCAGAGCCAGGCGAAGTGGATGAGTATTGA
- a CDS encoding glyoxalase superfamily protein translates to MTFSPAIPILRIFAVDKAKEFYLDFLGFTLEWEHRFSEDLPLYMQVTRAGLTLHLSEHYGDSTPGAAIFIPVHDIDALHRELTAKNYRYARPGLEVVDWGKELNLTDPFGNRLRFCEQSGSE, encoded by the coding sequence ATCACCTTCTCGCCTGCCATTCCGATCCTGCGCATTTTTGCGGTCGACAAGGCCAAAGAGTTTTATCTGGACTTTCTCGGTTTCACGCTGGAGTGGGAGCACCGTTTCAGCGAAGATCTGCCGCTGTACATGCAGGTGACCCGCGCCGGATTGACGCTGCACCTGAGCGAACACTATGGCGACAGCACGCCCGGCGCCGCTATTTTCATCCCGGTGCACGATATCGACGCGCTGCACCGGGAGCTCACGGCCAAAAACTACCGCTATGCCCGGCCGGGGTTGGAGGTTGTCGACTGGGGCAAAGAGCTGAACCTGACCGATCCGTTCGGCAACCGCCTGCGGTTTTGCGAGCAGAGTGGATCAGAATGA